In a single window of the Acyrthosiphon pisum isolate AL4f chromosome X, pea_aphid_22Mar2018_4r6ur, whole genome shotgun sequence genome:
- the LOC103308741 gene encoding uncharacterized protein LOC103308741 isoform X1, with protein sequence MTLSRKGLLSVSGTMLDTTKHIFLKPNIFMLWMVFFTLLYWTYSYYSLTAFEVPLFEPRSLILDHDKSGYLIKTSGCQIPEMYLNGPKIDKYLNPSVELNCKTKWNLTLPYLITSNLTSLILNMTAWATLNISEGDTSFVCYYIPVERSVIDNDQDPNTFNDNGVKLGEKVYFVHNTTVSNEMVEVVCTLNSSVVYKYFHIFIRPTSSVRNRKDKDVSVLLLGLDSVSRMNFHRQMPKTSAFLSEIGTVEMKGYNKVEDNTFPNVVPALTGMSIEELKINCWPENDNFFDKCHFVWDDYKNANFSTIFAEDSTIIGTFNYFKSGFFKQPTDHYLRPILNHAENSIGHTLILNTLGCYGTRLAMSMILDYAYKIALSMTNHLYMSVFWTTSLTHDYVEYPKFGDDDLRDFFDAFNKSGELNKTIVILMSDHGIRWGRFRDTFQGSLEDKLPMLNFIIPQWFQNMYPSAMENLNKNIIRLTTPYDLHETLLEFVDMKQLDDNSIAKRTKMNENKRGTSLFLEIPENKNCKTAGIPKNYCACQNERQDLTVDNASVVKAANALMQYVNFELSAYNTLCANLTLHEIYKASVEIDNYYTSVKDYIIQIITVPGSAKFEATLRHHNDNFEMMGSVSRLNLYGNQSVCMDDAKMKLLCYCIDKN encoded by the exons AACAATGCTCGATACAACCAAGCACATATTTTTGAAACCAAACATTTTCATGCTATGGATGGTATTcttcacattattatattggacTTACTCATATTATTCGTTGACTGCATTTGAAGTGCCTCTTTTTGAACCACGTTCACTCATCTTAGACCACG ataaatctggatatttaattaaaacatcagGATGTCAAATTCCAGAAATGTATTTGAATGGAcctaaaatagataaatatctTAATCCTAGCGTAGAactaaattgtaaaacaaaatggaATCTTACTCTCCCATATTTAATAACCTCAAATTTAACAtctctaatattaaatatgacagCATGGGCTACTTTAAATATCAGTGAGGGTGATACAAGTTTCGTATGTTATTACATTCCAGTAGAAAGGTCAGTAATTGACAACGACCAAGATCCTAACACATTTAATGATAATGGTGTGAA acTTGGtgaaaaagtatattttgtacacaatacgACAGTTTCGAACGAAATGGTTGAAGTAGTATGCACATTAAATTCAAGTGTagtttacaaatattttcatatattcatACGCCCAACTTCGTCAGTAAGGAACCGAAAAGACAAAGATGTGAGTGTATTACTTCTGGGTTTGGACTCAGTATCTCGTATGAACTTTCACCGTCAAATGCCAAAAACTAGTGCGTTCCTATCTGAAATTGGCACTGTGGAAATGAAGGGTTATAATAAAGTCGAGGATAACACGTTTCCAAATGTAGTTCCCGCATTAACTGGAATGTCAATAGAAgagttgaaaataaattgttggcctgaaaacgataatttttttgataagtgTCATTTTGTCTGGGATGAttataaaaatgctaattttagCACAATTTTCGCAGAAGATAGTACTATCATTggaacttttaattattttaaatctggaTTTTTTAAACAACCCACCGACCATTATTTAAGACCTATTTTGAATCATGCTGAAAACAGCATAGGCCACACATTGATACTAAACACTTTAGGTTGTTATGGTACTCGGTTGGCAATGTCCATGATTCTTGATTATGCCTATAAAATTGCTTTATCTATGACTAATCACTTATATATGAGTGTATTTTGGACGACGAGTCTAACGCACGATTACGTAGAGTATCCGAAATTTGGTGACGATGATTTAAGGGACTTTTTTGATGCGTTTAACAAGTCTGGTGAGCTCAATAAAACGATTGTCATACTAATGAGTGATCACGGAATCAGGTGGGGACGCTTTAGGGACACATTCCAGGGTAGTTTGGAAGATAAACTACCCATGTTAAATTTCATCATACCACAGtggtttcaaaatatgtatccCAGCGCAATggagaatttgaataaaaacataattcgtCTAACAACACCATATGATTTACACGAAACACTATTAGAGTTTGTCGACATGAAACAGCTCGATGATAATTCAATTGCAAAACGAACaaaaatgaacgaaaataaAAGAGGCACAAGTTTATTTCTTGAAAttccagaaaataaaaattgcaaaacaGCTGGAATACCAAAAAACTATTGTGCGTGCCAAAATGAGAGGCAGGACTTAACTGTAGATAACGCAAGCGTTGTTAAAGCGGCCAATGCCTTAATGCAATATGTAAATTTCGAGTTGTCGGCGTATAATACACTTTGCGCAAATCTGACGCTGCACGAGATCTATAAAGCGTCAGTTGAAAtcgacaattattatacttcagtgaaagattacataatacaaataattacagtTCCTGGTTCTGCGAAATTCGAAGCAACGTTAAGACATCATAACGATAACTTTGAAATGATGGGTTCAGTTAGTAGATTAAATTTATATGGCAATCAGAGTGTTTGTATGGATGACGCTAAAATGAAGTTATTGTGTTATtgtatagataaaaattaa
- the LOC103308741 gene encoding uncharacterized protein LOC103308741 isoform X2: MTLSRKGLLRTMLDTTKHIFLKPNIFMLWMVFFTLLYWTYSYYSLTAFEVPLFEPRSLILDHDKSGYLIKTSGCQIPEMYLNGPKIDKYLNPSVELNCKTKWNLTLPYLITSNLTSLILNMTAWATLNISEGDTSFVCYYIPVERSVIDNDQDPNTFNDNGVKLGEKVYFVHNTTVSNEMVEVVCTLNSSVVYKYFHIFIRPTSSVRNRKDKDVSVLLLGLDSVSRMNFHRQMPKTSAFLSEIGTVEMKGYNKVEDNTFPNVVPALTGMSIEELKINCWPENDNFFDKCHFVWDDYKNANFSTIFAEDSTIIGTFNYFKSGFFKQPTDHYLRPILNHAENSIGHTLILNTLGCYGTRLAMSMILDYAYKIALSMTNHLYMSVFWTTSLTHDYVEYPKFGDDDLRDFFDAFNKSGELNKTIVILMSDHGIRWGRFRDTFQGSLEDKLPMLNFIIPQWFQNMYPSAMENLNKNIIRLTTPYDLHETLLEFVDMKQLDDNSIAKRTKMNENKRGTSLFLEIPENKNCKTAGIPKNYCACQNERQDLTVDNASVVKAANALMQYVNFELSAYNTLCANLTLHEIYKASVEIDNYYTSVKDYIIQIITVPGSAKFEATLRHHNDNFEMMGSVSRLNLYGNQSVCMDDAKMKLLCYCIDKN, from the exons AACAATGCTCGATACAACCAAGCACATATTTTTGAAACCAAACATTTTCATGCTATGGATGGTATTcttcacattattatattggacTTACTCATATTATTCGTTGACTGCATTTGAAGTGCCTCTTTTTGAACCACGTTCACTCATCTTAGACCACG ataaatctggatatttaattaaaacatcagGATGTCAAATTCCAGAAATGTATTTGAATGGAcctaaaatagataaatatctTAATCCTAGCGTAGAactaaattgtaaaacaaaatggaATCTTACTCTCCCATATTTAATAACCTCAAATTTAACAtctctaatattaaatatgacagCATGGGCTACTTTAAATATCAGTGAGGGTGATACAAGTTTCGTATGTTATTACATTCCAGTAGAAAGGTCAGTAATTGACAACGACCAAGATCCTAACACATTTAATGATAATGGTGTGAA acTTGGtgaaaaagtatattttgtacacaatacgACAGTTTCGAACGAAATGGTTGAAGTAGTATGCACATTAAATTCAAGTGTagtttacaaatattttcatatattcatACGCCCAACTTCGTCAGTAAGGAACCGAAAAGACAAAGATGTGAGTGTATTACTTCTGGGTTTGGACTCAGTATCTCGTATGAACTTTCACCGTCAAATGCCAAAAACTAGTGCGTTCCTATCTGAAATTGGCACTGTGGAAATGAAGGGTTATAATAAAGTCGAGGATAACACGTTTCCAAATGTAGTTCCCGCATTAACTGGAATGTCAATAGAAgagttgaaaataaattgttggcctgaaaacgataatttttttgataagtgTCATTTTGTCTGGGATGAttataaaaatgctaattttagCACAATTTTCGCAGAAGATAGTACTATCATTggaacttttaattattttaaatctggaTTTTTTAAACAACCCACCGACCATTATTTAAGACCTATTTTGAATCATGCTGAAAACAGCATAGGCCACACATTGATACTAAACACTTTAGGTTGTTATGGTACTCGGTTGGCAATGTCCATGATTCTTGATTATGCCTATAAAATTGCTTTATCTATGACTAATCACTTATATATGAGTGTATTTTGGACGACGAGTCTAACGCACGATTACGTAGAGTATCCGAAATTTGGTGACGATGATTTAAGGGACTTTTTTGATGCGTTTAACAAGTCTGGTGAGCTCAATAAAACGATTGTCATACTAATGAGTGATCACGGAATCAGGTGGGGACGCTTTAGGGACACATTCCAGGGTAGTTTGGAAGATAAACTACCCATGTTAAATTTCATCATACCACAGtggtttcaaaatatgtatccCAGCGCAATggagaatttgaataaaaacataattcgtCTAACAACACCATATGATTTACACGAAACACTATTAGAGTTTGTCGACATGAAACAGCTCGATGATAATTCAATTGCAAAACGAACaaaaatgaacgaaaataaAAGAGGCACAAGTTTATTTCTTGAAAttccagaaaataaaaattgcaaaacaGCTGGAATACCAAAAAACTATTGTGCGTGCCAAAATGAGAGGCAGGACTTAACTGTAGATAACGCAAGCGTTGTTAAAGCGGCCAATGCCTTAATGCAATATGTAAATTTCGAGTTGTCGGCGTATAATACACTTTGCGCAAATCTGACGCTGCACGAGATCTATAAAGCGTCAGTTGAAAtcgacaattattatacttcagtgaaagattacataatacaaataattacagtTCCTGGTTCTGCGAAATTCGAAGCAACGTTAAGACATCATAACGATAACTTTGAAATGATGGGTTCAGTTAGTAGATTAAATTTATATGGCAATCAGAGTGTTTGTATGGATGACGCTAAAATGAAGTTATTGTGTTATtgtatagataaaaattaa
- the LOC100570325 gene encoding uncharacterized protein LOC100570325 — protein sequence MNNKMNVLQSFAIVVVMFLIIFFVFTKYIPLYRLYHVNCDNFNNNLISNRNAENNTDSSPPIKFPISFLIVNFVYVYAIMIIIICFYGLYGWAATNVIVSIGKFSKQPCDIENNENSISDIILISQIVEDDKLIPEAIPLQILPETTESNATNNYHCTWVGDWNKY from the exons ATGAACAATAAAATGAATGTACTTCAGTCATTTGCAATTGTAGTTGTaatgtttttgattatattttttgtttttacgaaATACATTCCATTATACCGATTATACCACGTGAActgtgataattttaataacaattta ATATCAAACAGAAATGCTGAAAACAACACCGATTCATCTCCGCCTATAAAATTCCCGATTTCGTTTCTTATTGTCAATTTTGTCTACGTTTACGccattatgataattattatttgtttttacggCTTATACGGATGGGCCGCGACGAACGTAATAGTTTCGATtggaaaattttcaaaacaaccCTGTGATATCGAGAACAATGAAAACAGCATTAGTGACatcattttaatttcacaaaTCGTAGAAGACGACAAATTGATTCCCGAGGCTATTCCATTGCAAATTTTACCAGAGACAACAGAATCTAATGCCACTAATAATTACCATTGTACGTGGGTAGGCGATTGGAACAAATATTGA
- the LOC100160994 gene encoding alpha-tocopherol transfer protein: MPQLILANSERIAAVVDDHKPVGTDADFPDVLADLDVDVDELPDEVVEYGRVRVGETEESRTRLVAELEDMIYEKGDVTPHRMDEKFLLRFLRARHFKLNATYKLFVNYYRFRESHPDYYTINPLDLSFIADSEVLSVLPYKEQTGRRILIYKLGNWDTNDFDMNEILKASLATLELGILEPIAQILGGVVIFDMNGFTLQHAYQITPKVVSTIFDLIVYSIPMKTYAIHIINESWVFETAFNLFKPFLGKRYNEMLFFHGKNMDSLHKHIDPRYLPKVYGGVRPNYPYQHWFINLKNNAAVVKEMESLGYSIDPK, encoded by the exons ATGCCGCAGCTCATATTGGCCAACAGCGAACGGATCGCCGCGGTCGTCGACGACCACAAACCCGTCGGCACGGACGCCGATTTCCCCGACGTGCTGGCCGACCTGGACGTGGACGTGGACGAGTTGCCGGACGAAGTTGTCGAGTACGGTCGTGTCCGGGTGGGCGAGACCGAGGAGTCCAGGACCAGATTGGTGGCCGAACTCGAAGACATGATATACG AGAAAGGGGATGTTACACCACACAGAATGGACGAAAAGTTTCTACTACGGTTTTTAAGAGCTCGACATTTCAAACTTAATGCCACATACAAACTA TTCGTGAATTACTACAGATTTAGAGAAAGTCATCCAGATTACTACACAATAAACCCATTAGATTTGTCTTTCATAGCCGATTCAGAAGTACTAAGCGTTCTTCCTTATAAAGAACAGACAGGCAgacgaattttaatttataaattag GTAATTGGGACACCAACGACTTCGACATGAACGAAATACTTAAAGCGTCGCTGGCCACGTTAGAGCTTGGAATTTTAGAACCGATAGCTCAAATACTCGGAGGGGTGGTCATATTCGATATGAACGGATTCACGCTTCAGCACGCTTACCAAATCACTCCAAAAGTCGTTTCTACGATTTTCGACCTCATCGTC TATAGCATACCGATGAAAACGTACGCGATTCACATAATCAACGAGTCGTGGGTATTCGAAACGGCGTTCAATCTCTTTAAGCCGTTTTTGGGCAAGCGTTATAACGAAATG TTATTTTTCCACGGTAAAAATATGGACTCTTTGCACAAACACATCGATCCGAGATATTTGCCAAAAGTATACGGTGGAGTGCGTCCGAATTATCCTTATCAACAttggtttattaatttgaaGAACAATGCCGCAGTAGTaaaag aaATGGAAAGCTTGGGTTATTCCATTGATCCTAAATGA